A single genomic interval of Verrucomicrobiia bacterium harbors:
- a CDS encoding acylphosphatase, producing MKRERVRVFYSGRVQGVGFRYTVKSLTPGFEICGTVRNLLDGRVELVAEGPRAELEAFLQAVRDSAVGRFIRHEAIEWLEARGDLRGFQITG from the coding sequence ATGAAACGCGAACGAGTCAGAGTCTTTTACTCCGGCCGGGTGCAAGGGGTAGGTTTCCGGTACACGGTGAAATCCCTCACCCCGGGCTTTGAGATTTGTGGAACGGTACGAAATCTGCTTGATGGCAGGGTTGAACTCGTGGCTGAAGGGCCGCGCGCCGAGCTGGAGGCATTTTTGCAGGCCGTGCGCGATTCGGCCGTGGGCCGCTTTATCCGGCATGAAGCCATCGAATGGCTCGAAGCCCGAGGGGATTTGCGCGGATTTCAGATTACGGGTTAG
- a CDS encoding metallophosphatase family protein has product MTRYAIIADIHANLEAFKVVLEDIKAQNCTHIVCLGDVVGYGANPKECLDIVRDLKIPCIKGNHDEMCSVDKNLEGFNPYAAEAIMWTRDQLTEDDRQWLRDLKYQRLIANFTIVHATLDLPHQWGYVFDKLMAAASFTYQNTPVCFFGHTHVPLAFIRDSVVRGGTYSKFKVEPGKKYFVNVGSIGQPRDNDPRAAYVVYDLDENTIELRRLEYDIPAAQKKILAAGLPARLAERLAYGK; this is encoded by the coding sequence ATGACCAGGTACGCGATTATTGCCGATATCCATGCCAACCTTGAGGCCTTCAAGGTCGTGTTGGAGGATATCAAAGCCCAGAATTGCACGCACATCGTGTGCCTGGGCGATGTTGTCGGCTACGGCGCCAACCCCAAGGAGTGCCTCGATATCGTCCGCGACTTGAAAATCCCCTGCATCAAGGGCAACCACGACGAAATGTGCTCCGTGGACAAAAACCTCGAAGGCTTCAACCCCTACGCCGCCGAGGCCATCATGTGGACCCGCGACCAGCTCACCGAAGACGACCGCCAATGGCTCCGCGACCTTAAATACCAGCGCCTCATCGCCAATTTCACCATCGTCCACGCCACCCTCGACCTCCCCCACCAGTGGGGCTATGTCTTCGACAAACTCATGGCCGCCGCCAGTTTCACCTACCAAAACACCCCCGTCTGTTTCTTCGGCCATACCCACGTCCCCCTCGCCTTCATCCGCGACTCCGTCGTCCGCGGCGGCACCTATTCCAAATTCAAAGTCGAGCCTGGCAAAAAGTATTTCGTCAACGTCGGCAGCATCGGCCAGCCGCGCGACAACGACCCCCGCGCCGCCTATGTGGTGTACGACCTCGATGAAAACACCATCGAACTCCGCCGCCTCGAATACGACATCCCCGCCGCCCAGAAAAAAATCCTCGCCGCCGGCCTCCCCGCCCGTCTGGCCGAGCGCTTGGCCTACGGCAAATAA
- the crcB gene encoding fluoride efflux transporter CrcB, with amino-acid sequence MNAFWIFIGGGLGSLARYWISGWVASRIGEVFPWGTLFVNVSGSFLIGLLATVTDPDGRFWLGATARQFLLLGCLGGYTTFSSFSWQTLNLIREGQWAWAAANALLSLFLCLLAVAAGYFAGMFINQKLS; translated from the coding sequence ATGAATGCTTTTTGGATTTTTATCGGCGGCGGGCTGGGCAGCCTCGCCCGCTACTGGATCTCCGGCTGGGTGGCCAGCCGCATCGGCGAAGTCTTCCCCTGGGGCACCCTCTTCGTCAATGTCTCCGGCAGCTTCCTCATCGGCCTCCTCGCCACCGTCACCGACCCCGACGGCCGCTTCTGGCTCGGCGCCACCGCCCGCCAGTTCCTCCTCCTGGGCTGCCTGGGGGGCTACACCACCTTCTCCTCCTTTAGCTGGCAGACCCTCAACTTGATCCGCGAAGGCCAGTGGGCCTGGGCCGCCGCCAACGCCCTCCTCTCCCTTTTCCTTTGTCTCCTCGCCGTCGCCGCGGGATATTTCGCCGGCATGTTCATCAATCAAAAACTTTCCTGA
- a CDS encoding DUF190 domain-containing protein, with the protein MHLPKEATLLRIFLGESDRLGHQPLHEAIVLKARELHLAGATVLRGSMGFGRSSRLHTAKILRLSMDLPLVIEIVDTEDKIQQLLPWLDQVMKGGLVTMEKVRVIDYRSHPDSPEPVSI; encoded by the coding sequence ATGCACCTCCCCAAAGAAGCCACCTTGTTGCGCATCTTCCTCGGCGAATCTGACCGCCTCGGCCACCAGCCCCTCCACGAGGCCATCGTCCTCAAAGCCCGCGAGCTCCACCTCGCCGGCGCCACCGTCCTCCGCGGCTCCATGGGCTTCGGCCGCTCCAGCCGCCTCCACACCGCCAAAATCCTCCGCCTCTCCATGGACCTCCCCCTGGTGATCGAAATCGTTGACACCGAGGATAAAATCCAGCAACTCCTCCCCTGGCTCGATCAGGTGATGAAAGGCGGCCTCGTCACCATGGAAAAAGTGCGCGTCATTGATTACCGCAGTCATCCGGACTCCCCCGAGCCGGTCAGCATTTGA